In a genomic window of Nostoc sp. UHCC 0870:
- the pruA gene encoding L-glutamate gamma-semialdehyde dehydrogenase, whose amino-acid sequence MVLQIQTSTYEAKTQEIAKQLLAATQENRSFLASLRDQMRWDDKLLAWAMSNPGLRVQLFRFIDTLPALRSKSEIAAHLQEYLGDESVELPAALKGMLNFANPESMPGQVAATSVSTAVETLAHKYISGENIKQVIKTVERLRKEKMAFTIDLLGEAVITEIEAQSYLERYLELIAQLTEASKSWGNIPAIDEADGEKLPKVQVSVKLTAFYSQFDPLDAQGSEERVSDRIRTLLRDAQKLGAAIHFDMEQYAYKDLTLNILQKILLEDEFRQRTDIGMTIQAYLRDSEQDAKNVIAWLKQRGYPLTIRLVKGAYWDQETIKATQKHWQQPVFNDKAATDANFEVITQLLLENHQYVYSAIGSHNVRSQARAIAIAESLNVPRRRFEMQVLYGMGDKLAKALVDQGYRVRVYCPYGELLPGMAYLIRRLLENTANSSFLRQNLENRPVEELLAAPKVDLARAKAQSRKEGKEGFVGAADTDYAEVEERTEAARAFAAVRGELGRSYLPLIDGEYVNTLEVIDSVNPSNFSEVVGKVGLISVEQAERAMQAAKAAFPGWKSTPVKERAGVLRRAAELMEARRAELSAWIVLEVGKPVKEADGEVSEAIDFCLYYADEMERLDKGVIYDVAGETNRYIYQPRGIAVVISPWNFPLAIACGMTVAALVAGNCTLLKPAETSSVITAKFTEILVEAGIPKGVFQYVPGKGSQVGAYLVSHPDTHVIAFTGSQEVGCRIYAEAATLKPGQRHMKRVIAEMGGKNAIIVDESADLDQAVVGVLQSAFGYSGQKCSACSRVVVVETIYDAFIRRLVEATKSLNIGEAELPSTQVGPVIDANARDRIREYIAKGKAESQLALELPAPEQGYFIGPVIFGEVPADGIIAQQEIFGPVLAVIKVKDFTAALAVANDTNYALTGGLYSRTPSHIQKAQADFEVGNLYINRNITGAIVSRQPFGGFKLSGVGSKAGGPDYLLQFLEPRTITENIQRQGFAPIEGAE is encoded by the coding sequence GTGGTATTACAAATACAAACCAGCACCTACGAAGCTAAAACCCAAGAAATTGCTAAACAACTTTTAGCTGCTACGCAAGAAAATCGCTCATTTTTAGCTTCCCTGCGTGATCAAATGCGCTGGGATGATAAATTACTTGCTTGGGCGATGAGTAACCCCGGTTTACGGGTGCAATTATTTCGGTTTATCGATACTCTCCCAGCACTGCGGAGTAAATCAGAAATTGCTGCCCATCTCCAAGAATATTTAGGAGATGAATCTGTCGAACTCCCAGCCGCTTTAAAGGGAATGCTGAATTTTGCCAACCCTGAATCTATGCCGGGACAAGTGGCTGCAACTAGTGTATCTACGGCAGTTGAGACGTTAGCTCATAAATATATTTCTGGCGAAAATATTAAACAAGTCATCAAAACTGTTGAACGACTGCGAAAAGAAAAAATGGCTTTCACCATTGATTTACTTGGTGAGGCTGTTATTACCGAAATCGAGGCGCAGTCTTATCTAGAACGTTATCTAGAATTAATCGCCCAATTAACAGAAGCATCCAAGAGTTGGGGAAATATTCCGGCTATTGATGAAGCTGATGGCGAAAAGTTACCAAAAGTCCAGGTTTCTGTCAAGTTAACGGCGTTTTATTCCCAGTTTGACCCATTAGATGCTCAGGGTAGTGAGGAGAGAGTTAGCGATCGCATTCGGACTCTGTTACGTGATGCTCAAAAGTTAGGGGCTGCTATCCATTTTGATATGGAACAGTATGCTTATAAAGACTTAACTCTCAATATTTTGCAAAAAATCTTATTGGAAGATGAGTTTCGTCAACGTACAGATATTGGCATGACTATCCAAGCTTATCTTCGTGATAGTGAACAAGATGCCAAAAATGTGATCGCTTGGTTAAAACAGCGTGGCTATCCTTTAACTATTCGCTTGGTAAAAGGCGCGTATTGGGATCAGGAAACTATTAAGGCGACTCAAAAACATTGGCAACAGCCTGTTTTTAATGATAAAGCGGCAACAGATGCTAATTTTGAGGTGATTACTCAGTTATTATTGGAAAATCATCAGTATGTTTATTCTGCTATTGGTAGTCATAATGTGCGATCGCAAGCACGGGCGATCGCTATAGCGGAAAGTCTCAATGTCCCCCGGCGGCGGTTTGAAATGCAGGTGCTTTACGGGATGGGGGATAAGTTGGCTAAGGCTTTGGTGGATCAGGGTTATCGGGTTCGGGTTTATTGTCCTTATGGTGAATTGTTGCCGGGAATGGCTTATCTGATTCGGCGGTTGTTGGAAAATACGGCTAATAGTTCTTTTTTACGGCAAAATTTGGAGAATCGGCCAGTTGAGGAGTTGCTGGCTGCACCGAAGGTTGATTTAGCTCGCGCAAAGGCGCAAAGTCGCAAAGAAGGAAAGGAAGGATTTGTTGGTGCGGCGGATACGGATTATGCGGAGGTGGAGGAAAGGACGGAGGCGGCGCGGGCTTTTGCGGCTGTGCGTGGGGAGTTGGGTAGGAGTTATTTACCTCTGATTGATGGGGAGTATGTGAATACTTTAGAGGTGATTGATTCGGTTAATCCTTCTAATTTTAGTGAGGTGGTGGGGAAGGTTGGATTGATTTCGGTTGAGCAGGCGGAACGGGCTATGCAGGCGGCTAAGGCGGCGTTTCCTGGGTGGAAGAGTACACCTGTGAAAGAACGGGCGGGGGTTTTACGTCGGGCGGCTGAGTTGATGGAAGCTCGTCGGGCGGAACTCTCGGCTTGGATTGTTTTGGAGGTGGGTAAACCTGTTAAGGAAGCAGATGGGGAGGTTTCGGAGGCGATTGATTTTTGTCTCTACTATGCTGATGAGATGGAACGCCTGGATAAGGGTGTAATTTATGATGTAGCTGGGGAAACAAATAGATATATTTATCAGCCGCGTGGTATTGCTGTGGTAATTTCGCCTTGGAATTTTCCTTTGGCGATCGCCTGTGGGATGACTGTTGCTGCTTTGGTGGCTGGGAATTGTACTTTGCTGAAGCCGGCGGAAACTTCTTCTGTCATTACTGCCAAATTTACGGAAATTTTGGTAGAGGCTGGTATCCCTAAAGGTGTATTTCAATATGTACCGGGTAAGGGTTCGCAGGTGGGTGCTTATTTGGTAAGTCATCCCGATACCCATGTCATCGCTTTTACTGGTTCTCAGGAAGTGGGTTGTCGCATTTATGCGGAAGCTGCTACCCTCAAGCCGGGACAAAGGCATATGAAGCGGGTAATCGCGGAAATGGGCGGGAAGAATGCCATTATCGTTGATGAAAGTGCTGATTTAGACCAAGCTGTTGTGGGTGTATTACAGTCAGCCTTTGGCTACAGTGGACAAAAATGTTCTGCTTGTTCGCGGGTGGTGGTAGTTGAAACAATCTATGATGCCTTTATCCGGCGGTTGGTGGAGGCTACAAAGTCTCTGAATATTGGGGAAGCAGAGTTACCAAGTACCCAAGTTGGCCCTGTAATTGATGCTAATGCCCGCGATCGCATCCGTGAGTATATTGCCAAGGGTAAAGCAGAATCACAGTTAGCACTAGAATTACCAGCACCTGAACAGGGTTATTTTATTGGGCCAGTCATTTTTGGCGAAGTTCCGGCCGATGGCATAATCGCCCAGCAAGAAATTTTTGGGCCAGTATTAGCAGTAATTAAAGTCAAAGATTTTACCGCAGCTTTAGCAGTTGCTAATGATACTAACTACGCCTTGACTGGTGGACTTTATTCCCGCACGCCTTCCCACATTCAAAAGGCACAGGCAGATTTTGAAGTGGGGAATTTGTATATTAACCGTAACATCACTGGCGCGATCGTATCTCGGCAACCCTTTGGCGGATTTAAACTATCTGGCGTAGGTTCTAAAGCTGGAGGGCCTGATTATCTCCTGCAATTCCTCGAACCCCGCACCATCACCGAAAACATTCAACGCCAAGGTTTTGCACCAATTGAAGGAGCTGAATAA
- a CDS encoding P-loop NTPase family protein: MVAQLETPSANSALSLPHPIEGLVQVFTSTHRNFFTSVMGEALRIAGQGTPVLIVQFLKGGINQGQDRPIQLGQNLDWLRCDLPRCIDTPQLDEAEHQSLQKLWQHTQQVVNDGKYSLVVLDELSLAVNFGLIPETEVLAFLAKRPSHIDIILTGTEMPQSILDVADQITEIRRSHRP; this comes from the coding sequence ATGGTTGCCCAGTTAGAAACACCCAGTGCCAATTCGGCTCTTAGCCTACCACATCCAATTGAAGGTCTAGTGCAAGTTTTCACTAGCACCCACCGTAACTTTTTTACTAGCGTTATGGGGGAAGCACTCAGAATTGCTGGTCAAGGTACACCAGTGTTGATAGTGCAGTTTCTCAAAGGAGGGATAAATCAAGGACAAGACCGTCCTATTCAGTTAGGACAAAATTTAGATTGGCTACGCTGCGATTTACCTCGTTGCATCGATACGCCACAGTTAGATGAGGCGGAACACCAATCTTTACAAAAATTGTGGCAGCATACACAGCAAGTAGTAAACGATGGCAAGTATTCTCTGGTAGTTCTAGATGAGTTAAGCTTGGCGGTTAACTTTGGTTTAATTCCCGAAACCGAGGTTTTAGCTTTTCTGGCAAAACGCCCTTCCCATATAGATATTATTCTCACCGGCACGGAAATGCCGCAATCTATTTTAGATGTGGCAGACCAAATTACAGAGATTCGTCGAAGTCATCGCCCCTAA
- the dcd gene encoding dCTP deaminase, whose protein sequence is MAQKGMISPFEPSLIRKVQKDASSEPQPVISYGLSSYGYDIRLSSAEFRIFRHIPGTVVDPKYFNPQNLEPTPLHTDQNGSYFILPAHSYGLGVALEKLEVPNNITVVCIGKSTYARCGIIANLTPAEAAWRGHLTLEFSNSSSADCRIYANEGVVQLLFLEGEPCAISYEARQGKYQDQLEIVTLAKV, encoded by the coding sequence ATGGCTCAAAAAGGAATGATTTCCCCTTTTGAGCCAAGTTTAATCCGAAAAGTGCAAAAAGACGCATCTTCTGAGCCTCAACCTGTCATTAGCTACGGTTTATCTTCCTATGGCTATGACATCAGACTGTCATCGGCTGAGTTCCGCATTTTTCGCCACATTCCGGGAACTGTAGTTGATCCTAAATACTTTAATCCCCAGAATCTAGAACCGACACCATTGCATACAGATCAGAATGGTAGTTATTTTATTTTGCCAGCTCATTCTTACGGTTTGGGTGTGGCTTTAGAAAAGTTGGAAGTTCCGAATAATATTACAGTAGTTTGTATAGGTAAATCGACTTATGCACGTTGCGGTATAATAGCTAACTTAACTCCTGCGGAGGCGGCATGGCGTGGTCATTTGACTCTAGAGTTTTCAAATTCTTCTAGTGCTGATTGTCGTATTTACGCTAATGAAGGCGTGGTGCAATTACTTTTCCTAGAAGGTGAACCATGTGCTATCAGTTACGAAGCACGACAGGGTAAATATCAAGATCAGTTAGAAATAGTGACCCTGGCTAAAGTCTAA
- a CDS encoding class I SAM-dependent methyltransferase, whose amino-acid sequence MLDHQKVELPYFDQLLEGFSQGNTELIKTFGLHVHWGYWANPKTSDGSIEDFAAAAENLTRRVCDAGGAADGQKVLDCGCGFGGTIASLSDRFSNMQLTGLNIDPRQLARAREQVQPRNHNEIEFIQGDACQLPFADNSFDVVLAVECIFHFPSRERFFQEAWRVLKPGGTLALCDFVPLKFVRPLMNMAGKLPGPSVSNTYGKVDSSFTLNTYRQLAQTKGFTSIVEEDITTNTLPTYPLIKRLQRESGYEQSANSTAVAEWISRLGILHYLILSYRKKP is encoded by the coding sequence ATGCTTGATCATCAAAAAGTTGAATTACCGTATTTTGACCAATTACTAGAAGGATTTAGTCAAGGTAACACCGAATTAATTAAAACCTTTGGTCTACACGTACATTGGGGCTACTGGGCAAACCCAAAGACATCAGATGGATCAATAGAGGATTTCGCCGCCGCCGCAGAAAATTTAACTCGGCGAGTGTGTGATGCAGGTGGCGCGGCTGATGGGCAAAAGGTGCTGGACTGCGGTTGTGGATTCGGTGGCACGATCGCCAGTTTGAGCGATCGCTTCAGCAATATGCAGCTGACTGGTTTAAATATTGACCCCCGCCAACTCGCTAGAGCTAGAGAACAAGTCCAACCGCGTAATCATAACGAAATCGAATTTATTCAAGGAGATGCTTGTCAATTACCTTTTGCAGATAATTCTTTTGATGTGGTACTTGCTGTTGAGTGCATCTTTCATTTTCCCAGTCGTGAACGCTTTTTCCAAGAAGCCTGGCGAGTGCTAAAACCAGGCGGTACACTAGCTCTTTGTGACTTTGTACCCTTAAAATTTGTCCGTCCCTTAATGAACATGGCAGGCAAGTTACCAGGGCCGAGTGTTAGTAACACATATGGAAAAGTTGATAGTAGTTTTACGCTAAATACTTATCGTCAACTGGCTCAAACTAAAGGCTTTACATCAATCGTAGAGGAAGATATCACTACTAACACCCTACCTACTTATCCATTAATCAAACGACTTCAGCGTGAATCAGGATATGAGCAATCTGCTAATTCTACAGCTGTTGCTGAGTGGATTAGTCGGCTGGGGATACTGCATTATTTGATTCTTTCTTATCGTAAGAAACCCTGA
- a CDS encoding IS630 family transposase has product MITASGVKPTVPVKWQRENFWIYGAIEPLTGQHFQQEYPKLNGDYFQQFLDWLSQQLGEDYAILQIDQAPAHISGAINWPENIIPLLQPPHSPELNPIERLWQYLKKSLHNELFSCLQDLRTRIQQLFEQLTFEQVKR; this is encoded by the coding sequence GTGATTACAGCTTCTGGAGTCAAACCAACTGTACCTGTGAAATGGCAGAGAGAAAATTTTTGGATTTATGGTGCAATTGAACCATTAACAGGACAACATTTTCAGCAAGAATACCCCAAGCTTAATGGTGACTATTTTCAACAGTTTTTAGACTGGTTATCTCAACAATTAGGTGAAGATTATGCCATTTTACAAATAGACCAAGCTCCTGCTCATATCAGTGGTGCAATTAATTGGCCTGAAAATATCATTCCTCTACTTCAACCACCTCATTCCCCCGAACTTAATCCCATTGAGAGGCTTTGGCAGTATCTCAAAAAATCACTTCATAATGAACTTTTTTCTTGTTTACAAGACTTACGCACTCGCATACAACAATTGTTCGAGCAATTAACATTTGAGCAGGTAAAGCGATAA
- a CDS encoding NfeD family protein, producing MPISTLIWLLAGAALCLTELFLPSAFVAFMMGISALIVALLSQFGLALWMQVVAWLMLSTLSIVLSRRFLQPRQRKSKIQDAIIAETLTEIPAGKTGRVLYEGNSWRALCDDEQLNVAAHQRVYVVRREGTTLIVMPENLLRSY from the coding sequence ATGCCAATTTCTACCTTAATCTGGCTACTAGCAGGAGCAGCTCTGTGTTTAACGGAACTGTTTTTACCGTCGGCTTTTGTCGCCTTCATGATGGGTATTAGTGCCTTAATTGTGGCGTTACTATCCCAATTTGGTTTGGCTTTATGGATGCAAGTTGTAGCTTGGCTAATGCTTTCTACCTTGTCGATTGTACTTTCTCGGAGGTTTTTACAACCGCGACAACGCAAGTCAAAAATTCAGGATGCAATTATAGCAGAGACTTTAACAGAAATTCCAGCAGGTAAAACAGGGCGCGTACTGTATGAAGGCAATTCTTGGCGGGCGTTATGTGATGATGAACAACTTAATGTTGCAGCTCATCAAAGGGTGTATGTGGTCAGAAGGGAAGGTACTACATTAATTGTGATGCCGGAAAATTTGTTGCGTAGTTATTAG
- a CDS encoding Uma2 family endonuclease, translated as MATQLSATKPQTELIITWEALPKDFKLEDEPVENTGQPILAGALRESLEISGFIQPQMLIASNFGLCATVNGELVIKAPDWVYVPSVKEVIRDRKSYTPILEGEVPLIVMEFLSDNDGGEYSVKRTYPPGRWFFYEQILQVPIYIIFEPNGGLLEYHQRENNRYELKLPDENGRHWVQEMGLYLGTWQGTKEGRTGYWLRWWDKDGNLLPWAVEQIEQERQRAEQERQQKERLTAYLRSQGIDPNNLPVFE; from the coding sequence ATGGCAACCCAACTCAGCGCAACCAAACCCCAAACTGAATTAATAATCACCTGGGAAGCCTTACCCAAAGACTTTAAACTAGAGGATGAACCAGTGGAGAATACAGGTCAGCCAATATTGGCTGGTGCTTTGCGCGAAAGTTTAGAAATCAGTGGTTTCATCCAACCACAAATGTTAATTGCTTCCAATTTCGGACTGTGTGCAACCGTCAATGGAGAACTTGTTATTAAAGCACCAGATTGGGTTTATGTACCTTCAGTTAAAGAAGTTATCCGCGATCGCAAAAGTTATACCCCAATTTTAGAAGGTGAAGTTCCGTTAATTGTGATGGAATTTCTCTCAGATAATGATGGGGGAGAATATTCAGTTAAGCGCACTTACCCGCCAGGAAGATGGTTTTTTTACGAGCAGATATTGCAAGTTCCCATCTACATAATTTTTGAACCAAATGGGGGATTATTAGAATATCATCAACGGGAAAATAATCGGTATGAATTAAAGCTACCCGATGAAAATGGTCGTCATTGGGTGCAGGAAATGGGTTTATATTTAGGAACATGGCAAGGAACGAAAGAAGGGCGGACTGGTTATTGGTTACGCTGGTGGGATAAAGATGGAAACTTGTTACCTTGGGCTGTGGAACAGATTGAACAGGAACGCCAACGTGCTGAACAGGAACGCCAGCAAAAAGAACGACTAACGGCTTATCTGCGATCGCAAGGTATCGACCCCAATAATTTACCTGTTTTTGAATAA
- a CDS encoding adenylate kinase family protein, whose product MRLVILGGSGSGKSSQAQRLGRYLEVSEISTGDILREAISGNQTLESVYTNLGELGRYAQPYVSKGELVPDEMIIELIRLRLKKPDVSGGWILEGYPRTAFQAEELDFLLDELGQKLDWAIYLQVPEAVMVSRSLGRSLPDDQPEIVQRRVEIFYDRTIPILEYYDRRRRLLTINGDQSPELVLQNILTLLEVP is encoded by the coding sequence GTGAGATTAGTGATTCTAGGAGGTTCAGGATCGGGGAAAAGCAGCCAAGCACAAAGATTGGGTAGATATTTGGAAGTCTCTGAGATTTCTACGGGTGATATTTTGCGGGAAGCAATCTCTGGCAATCAGACATTAGAAAGCGTCTATACTAATCTCGGTGAACTTGGTCGTTATGCACAGCCTTATGTGTCTAAGGGTGAACTAGTTCCCGATGAAATGATTATTGAATTAATTCGGTTGCGCCTAAAAAAGCCTGATGTCAGTGGGGGCTGGATTTTAGAAGGTTATCCCCGGACTGCTTTTCAAGCGGAAGAGTTAGATTTTTTGCTAGATGAGTTGGGGCAGAAATTAGATTGGGCAATTTATTTACAAGTGCCGGAAGCCGTCATGGTGAGTCGGTCTCTAGGGCGTTCTTTACCAGATGATCAACCGGAAATTGTCCAGCGTCGAGTAGAAATTTTCTATGACCGCACTATTCCTATCTTAGAGTATTATGACCGTCGCCGTCGCCTGTTAACGATTAATGGCGACCAGTCACCAGAATTAGTGCTGCAAAATATTTTGACCTTGCTGGAAGTCCCTTAA
- a CDS encoding HD domain-containing protein translates to MFTENLTHILFRHWQQTLQPFGVNQIAMETGFAQLVDSYSAPHRHYHNLKHINHVLEIIQTLQTYTDNLPAVQLAAWFHDVVYESQAKDNEEKSAAYADNLLSNLGIPINQINTVTRLILNTKNHQADIDDIDSQVLLDADLGILAVNAEQYREYANTIRQEYCWLSTGEYAVARQQVLQQFLQRQQIYFTPLMLEFAELFARYNLNAEMEILSQS, encoded by the coding sequence ATGTTTACAGAAAATCTCACGCATATTTTATTTCGTCACTGGCAGCAAACACTCCAACCCTTTGGAGTTAATCAAATAGCTATGGAGACAGGTTTTGCTCAATTAGTCGATTCCTATTCTGCTCCCCATCGTCATTATCATAATCTGAAGCACATTAATCATGTTCTGGAGATAATTCAGACTTTACAAACTTATACTGACAACTTACCTGCCGTACAGCTTGCTGCTTGGTTTCATGATGTTGTATATGAGTCTCAAGCAAAAGATAATGAAGAAAAAAGTGCTGCATATGCAGATAACTTACTGAGTAATTTAGGAATTCCTATTAATCAGATTAATACTGTCACCCGTCTGATTCTCAATACTAAGAACCATCAAGCTGATATAGATGATATTGATAGTCAAGTCTTATTAGATGCAGATTTGGGAATTTTAGCTGTTAATGCAGAGCAGTATCGGGAATATGCAAATACTATTCGTCAAGAATATTGCTGGTTGTCAACAGGAGAGTATGCGGTAGCTCGTCAACAAGTTTTGCAACAATTTTTGCAAAGGCAGCAGATATATTTTACGCCTTTGATGCTGGAGTTTGCGGAGCTATTTGCTAGATATAATCTGAATGCAGAAATGGAAATACTTTCCCAGTCATAG
- a CDS encoding ATP-binding protein has protein sequence MQVLVVKDITKFQQSQELLQIPDNERRKQSRTLLHLATSKTFQTGTLNAVFQEITEAAAQTLLVQRVSVWLYNEERSGIECIDLYNLNTEEHTFGQSLSAANFPQYFQALAEERCIAVDDVIHDYRTQELFVSYLSLFNVMSLLSTPIWVEDRLLGILCYEHCAEVREWTVEEEYFAGAIADFVSLAIEARERNATQEALKKSEAQFRAIFERSSVGIGLIDIKAKIVDVNAALCQMLGYSREELFGKCFTDYIFQTKEDLDNYKQLFVEICTDIQEFDGAKHVEIERGFLHKNGNLVWTKLSISVMPGFDGEPELLLVIVKDITECKQTELQLRASQAAAESGSRAKREFLSTMSHELRTPLNAIMGLSQLLQQEIAGSLNDKQKEYITCIYGSGEHLLSLINDILDLSKVEVGKEEIFLMPVVVSDLCNYVLSSVRDLAIEKKLTLTSEIDTSADICIADERRIKQMLLNLLTNAIKFTPTGEVSLTVKKVPKGITFTVSDTGIGIEANQFKFLFEPFKQLDSKLNRQYEGTGLGLALTKKLARLHGGDVTVTSTLGVGSQFTLFLPERENRGMGV, from the coding sequence GTGCAGGTGCTAGTGGTTAAAGATATTACAAAATTCCAGCAGTCCCAAGAATTACTGCAAATTCCAGACAACGAGCGACGTAAGCAAAGCCGGACACTATTGCACTTGGCAACGAGCAAGACGTTCCAAACAGGTACGCTTAATGCTGTATTCCAAGAAATCACCGAGGCTGCGGCGCAAACACTTTTAGTGCAGCGCGTTAGTGTGTGGTTATACAATGAAGAACGCTCAGGAATTGAATGTATTGACTTGTATAATCTTAATACTGAAGAGCATACTTTCGGCCAGTCTTTGTCAGCAGCGAATTTTCCTCAATATTTCCAAGCTTTAGCAGAGGAACGCTGCATTGCAGTGGATGATGTCATTCATGATTACAGAACGCAAGAGTTATTTGTAAGTTATCTTTCTCTGTTTAATGTTATGTCACTACTCAGTACACCAATTTGGGTAGAGGATCGTTTATTAGGGATATTGTGCTACGAGCATTGCGCTGAAGTCCGAGAGTGGACTGTAGAAGAAGAGTATTTTGCAGGTGCGATCGCAGATTTTGTATCATTAGCGATAGAAGCGAGAGAACGCAACGCTACACAGGAAGCACTAAAAAAGAGTGAGGCGCAATTTCGCGCTATTTTTGAACGTTCCTCTGTTGGGATTGGATTAATAGATATAAAGGCGAAAATAGTAGATGTAAATGCAGCACTATGTCAAATGCTTGGGTATAGTCGAGAAGAGTTATTTGGTAAGTGCTTTACAGATTATATTTTCCAAACAAAAGAAGATTTAGATAATTATAAACAGCTATTTGTAGAAATATGCACAGATATTCAAGAATTTGATGGAGCAAAACACGTTGAAATTGAAAGAGGCTTCTTACATAAAAACGGCAACTTAGTTTGGACAAAACTTTCCATTTCTGTAATGCCTGGTTTTGATGGTGAACCTGAGTTGTTGTTAGTTATTGTCAAAGATATTACAGAATGCAAGCAGACTGAATTGCAACTGCGTGCCTCACAAGCAGCAGCAGAGTCTGGTAGTAGAGCCAAGAGGGAATTTTTATCAACTATGAGCCATGAACTGCGGACACCTCTAAATGCTATTATGGGCTTGTCTCAGTTACTTCAACAAGAAATAGCTGGCTCTCTGAATGACAAGCAAAAAGAATATATTACTTGTATATACGGTAGTGGTGAACATCTACTATCACTAATTAACGATATCTTGGATTTATCAAAGGTAGAAGTAGGCAAAGAAGAAATATTTCTGATGCCTGTAGTAGTATCAGATTTGTGTAATTATGTTTTATCAAGTGTGCGCGATCTCGCTATTGAAAAAAAATTAACCCTCACCAGTGAAATTGATACCAGCGCAGATATTTGCATTGCCGATGAGCGACGCATTAAGCAAATGTTACTCAATTTGCTGACTAATGCGATTAAGTTTACTCCCACAGGGGAAGTTTCATTGACAGTCAAAAAAGTGCCAAAAGGGATAACATTTACAGTCTCAGATACGGGAATTGGTATTGAAGCAAATCAATTTAAATTCTTATTTGAACCATTTAAACAGCTAGATAGTAAATTGAATCGTCAGTATGAAGGAACTGGACTAGGTTTAGCCTTAACAAAGAAATTAGCCCGGTTGCATGGTGGTGATGTGACAGTTACATCAACTTTGGGTGTAGGTAGTCAATTTACCTTGTTTTTGCCAGAACGGGAGAATAGGGGTATGGGGGTGTAG
- the rph gene encoding ribonuclease PH has protein sequence MVWQRPDGRKPYELRPVMFQSEFTRFAPGSVLTVCGDTKVLCTVSVAEGVPRFLLGSGKGWLTAEYRMLPSATQQRHERELLKLSGRTQEIQRLIGRSLRAAIDFEALGERTLTVDADVLQADAGTRTAAITGGFVALAHAISQLLQRGVLERSPLCGQVAAVSVGLLEQEPYLDLNYIEDVSATVDFNVVMNQNLGIIETQGTAEEGSFSRIQLNQLLDYAEKGIQQLLIAQREAIPDWETLRN, from the coding sequence ATGGTTTGGCAGCGTCCCGATGGTCGGAAACCCTACGAACTCCGTCCTGTAATGTTTCAATCTGAATTTACTCGCTTTGCCCCTGGTTCTGTACTTACAGTATGTGGTGATACTAAGGTACTCTGTACTGTCAGCGTGGCGGAAGGTGTTCCCAGGTTTTTGTTAGGAAGTGGCAAGGGTTGGTTAACTGCTGAGTACCGTATGCTACCATCAGCGACGCAACAACGCCATGAAAGAGAATTGTTGAAATTGTCTGGTAGGACGCAAGAAATTCAACGCTTAATTGGTCGTAGTTTGAGGGCTGCAATAGATTTTGAGGCGTTGGGAGAAAGGACTTTAACTGTAGATGCCGATGTGTTGCAAGCCGATGCAGGCACAAGAACAGCAGCGATTACAGGTGGTTTTGTCGCCTTAGCTCACGCTATTTCTCAATTATTACAGCGAGGAGTATTAGAGCGATCGCCTTTATGTGGACAAGTAGCAGCTGTCTCTGTCGGCTTATTAGAACAAGAGCCATATTTAGACTTGAACTATATAGAAGATGTCTCCGCAACAGTAGACTTTAACGTAGTGATGAATCAAAACTTGGGCATCATCGAAACCCAAGGCACAGCAGAAGAAGGCAGTTTTAGCCGCATCCAATTAAATCAGTTATTAGATTACGCCGAAAAAGGCATTCAGCAATTATTAATCGCCCAACGAGAGGCAATTCCCGACTGGGAGACTTTGAGGAATTGA